A segment of the Clostridia bacterium genome:
GAGCCGCTCGAGATCTTCACCGACAACGACGGGGAGATCATCTTCAAGAAGTATTCGCCGGTCGGGGAAATGACGCGCTTTGCGGAGCAGTACGCCGAGGTGCTGCACCGCGCGAGCGGATACCAGACGGTCATAACCGACCGCGACACCGTCGTCGCCGTCGCCGGCGGCTCAAAACGCGACCTTATCGGCAAGCCGGTCGCGGACAGTCTCGAAACGCTGATGGAGAGCCGAGTACACTACGTCGTGAGGCGCGATTCGGAGAATCTCGTCAGCATCGTCGACGGCGTTGACAAGACCGCGTCCGTCGTTTCGCCGATCGTCAGCGGGGGAGACGTCGTAGGCAGCGTATGCATGGTGCGGGAGGAGGGGAAGCCGCCGTCCGAAACGGACGTTAAGCTCATCCAGACCGCCGCGCAGTTCATCGGCAGACAAATGGAGGAATAGCGAAGGAAACGCCCGTTTTCGCTGCAGCGCGGACGGGCGTTTTTTATTATTTTCGTTTGATGTGTTTTTATGGCGGTTGTTGCAATTTGTGAAAAAAATAAGACAAATATTTGACAATTTTTGTAAAAATCTATTGATTTTTTCGCCCTTTTAGGATAGAATTATTTTCGGAGGCGGGTGAACCCGTTATCCGAAAATCAAGGAGGAGAAAGTAATGAAAAGAGTTCTCGCGTTAATTCTCGCTCTTGCCATGTGCTGCGTACTGTTCGTCGGCTGCGGCAAGGAAGAAGCGAACACCAACGGTTCGGGCGACGAACCCGCCGGCAGCAGCTACAAGGTTGCGATGATCACCGATTACGGCGACATCACCGACGAGTCCTTCAACCAGACCACCTACGAGGCATGCAAAGCGTTCTGTGACGAAAACAAAGTTGAGTTCACCTACAAAAAGCCCGCCGGCGACTCCACGGCTGACCGCGTCGCCATGATCGAGCAGGCCGCCGGTGAAGGTTACAACGTCATCGTAATGCCCGGTTACGCTTTCGGCGGCGCCATTGTCGAAGCCGCGAAGGATTATCCGGACGTCAAGTTCGTCGCGCTGGACGTCGCGAAGGGCGACCTGCTTGAAGCGGGCGTCGCCGCCGCGGGCGAACAGTACGACTACAACCCCGATAACTGGGATCTCGCCAAGTACGTTGACATGAGCAACGTCTACTGCGCCATTTATCAGGAAGAGCTGTGCGGATACATGGCCGGCTACGCTGCCGTCAAGCTGGGCTACACCAAGCTCGGATTCCTCGGCGGAATGGCTGTTCCGGCGGTCGTCCGTTACGGCTTCGGCTTCGTTCAGGGCGCTGACGCCGCGGCGGCAGAGCTCGGCGTGAAGCCCGAGATCAAGTACGTTTACGGCGGACAGTTCTTCGGCGACGCCGACATCACCGCCAAGATGGACACCTGGTATCAGGCCGGCACCGAAGTCGTCTTCGCGTGCGGCGGCGGCATCTACATTTCCGCTGCCGAGGCCGCTCAGAAGGTCGGCGGTAAGGTCATCGGCGTTGACGTCGACCAGGCCGCGATCATCGACGGCAAATACGGCGCAGGCATCACCGTTACCTCCGCTATGAAGGGCCTCTATCCCGCCACCTATGATGCTCTTAAGGACATCATCATCAACGACAAGTGGGATAACTACAAGGGCAAGATCGAGACCCTCGGTCTTATCAGCGGCACCGAAGTCGAGAAGAATTACGTCCAGATCCCCTATGACTCCACTCAGTGGGCGGACGGTAAGTTCACCAAGGAAGACTACGTAACGCTTGTCGGCAAGATGTTCGACGGAAGCGTCAAGGTTTCCAATGCCATCGACAAGATGCCTGCCGTTACCGCCGTTACGGTTGACGATCAGGGCAATATCAAATAATCTGAACGTTCATAAAATGCGGATCTGAGATCCTGCCGATTCGGTGGACACAGAGTTTTAAGAAGGCAGGGGTGTCCGGAAGGGCGCCCCTGCCTTTCGCATTACAAGCGAGAACGCTCCTCGTTTACCTGTTTATTTATTGATTGAAAGGGGAGATGTGAAGTGGAACAGCCGTATGCTGTCGAAATGCTGCATATTACGAAGCGGTTCCCCGGTATCATCGCCAATGACGATATCACTCTCCAGTTGAAAAAGGGAGAAATACACGCGCTCCTGGGCGAAAACGGAGCCGGAAAGTCGACGCTTATGTCGGTGCTTTTCGGTCTGTATCAGCCCGAGGAGGGCGAAATAAGAATGAACGGCGAGCCCGTCAGCATAAAGGACCCGAACGACGCCAACGCGCTCGGCATCGGAATGGTGCATCAGCACTTCAAGCTCGTCGAATGTTTCACGGTGCTCGACAACATCATGCTCGGAGTTGAGCCCTGCAGGGCGGGCTTCCTGCTTAAAGACGAAGCGCGCGCGAAGGTTAAAGAACTCTCCGAGCGTTACGGGCTTTACGTAAATCTCGACGCGCTCATCGAGGATATATCCGTCGGTATGCAGCAGCGCACCGAGATACTTAAGATGCTCTACCGCGAAAACGACATACTTATCTTCGACGAGCCGACCGCGGTGCTCACTCCGCAGGAGATAACCGAGCTGATGCAGATAATGCGCAGTCTCGCGGCGGAGGGCAAGTCGATACTCTTCATCTCGCATAAGCTCAACGAGATAATGGAGGTCGCCGACCGCTGCTCCGTGCTCCGCAAGGGAAGGTACATAGGTACCGTCGAGGTCAAGAATACCACCAAGGAAGAGCTTTCCAGAATGATGGTCGGCAGAGACGTCGAATTCACCGTCGCCAAGGCGCCCGCGAAGCCGGGCGAAGTCATGCTCGAGCTCGACGGCGTACACGTCAAGAGCAGAGTCCACGACAGCGACGCTGTCAAGGGCGTTTCATTCAACGTCCGCCGCGGCGAGATCGTCTGCATCGCCGGAATCGACGGCAACGGCCAGACGGAGCTCGTTTACGGCATTTCCGGACTTGAACCGGTCAGAGCCGGCAGAATACTCTACAAAGGCGAAGACGTTACACACCGCTCTATCAGAAAGCGCATCACGTCCGGCTGGAGCCACATCCCCGAGGACAGGCACAAGCACGGCCTCGTGCTCGACTATCCGCTCGACTACAATATGGTACTCCAGCGTTACTTCGAGCCGGAGTTTACGAAGAACGGCATGCTTCGCAAGGCGAATATCAGGGAGTATTCCGATAAGCTCATCGAGCAGTTCGACGTCCGCTCCGGACAGGGCTCCGCGACTCCCGCGAGAAGCATGTCCGGCGGAAATCAGCAGAAGGCGATAGTCGCCCGCGAGCTCGACAGAGACTCCGACCTTATAATCGCCGTACAGCCAACCCGCGGACTCGACGTCGGCGCTATCGAGAACATACACCGCCAGCTTGTCGCGCAGCGCGACGCTGGCAGAGCGGTCTTGCTCGTTTCTCTCGAGCTCGAGGAGGTCATGAGTCTTTCCGACCGCATCCTCGTCATGTACGAGGGCGAGATCGTCGGCGAACTCACCCCGAAGACGACCACCGTCGAAGAGCTCGGTCTGTATATGGCCGGAGCAAAGAGAGGAGCGGTGAAGGATGAAGAATAAACTGCGTTCAATAGCGAAGAGCAACGCGTTTCAGTCTATAATCGCGTCGCTGCTCTGCATAATCATCGGCCTTGTCATCGGCTTCATAGTGCTGCTGATAATCAAGCCGGACGGCGCGTGGAAGGGCATCACCGACCTGCTCAAGAACTTCTTTAACCGCCCGAACGGTCGCCTTACGCTCAAGTATCTGGGCAATACCCTGGTCAAGACCGCTCCGCTTATCATGTGCTCGCTGTCGATCCTGTTCTGCTACAAGGTGGGGCTGTTCAACATCGGCGCGGCGGGGCAGTACTGCATCGGCGTCGGCATTTCGCTTTACGCGGCGCTGGCGTGGGGACTTCCGTGGTGGCTCTGCATGCTGCTCGCGCTCATCGCCGGCGGCCTTCTGGGAGCGATAATCGGCGTCCTCAAAGCATACCGTAACGTCAACGAGGTCATCAGCGGAATAATGTTCAACTGGATATCGCTGTACGCGGTCAATATGCTGCTGACGAACGTCAAGGAAAGCACAAGTCCCTACACGGTTGATATTTCGAGAAAGAGCATAAGATCGATGATTCCCTCGCTCGGACTGGACAAGCTTTTCAGCGACAACAGATACGTAACGATAGCGATCCCGCTTGCGATAATCATAGCCGTAGCCGTCTATATCATTCTCGATAAGACAAAGTTCGGTTATGAGTTGAAAGCGACCGGCTTCAACAAGAACGCCGCGAAGTACGCCGGCATGGCGGAGAAGCGCAACATCATCGTGACTATCGCGATCGGCGGCGCGCTCGCCGCGCTCGGCGCCTCGATGTTCTACCTGACCGGTTACGAGCAGTGGCACTGCAGCTTGTCGTCCGTCCCGTCGATGGGCTTCAACGGAATCGCGGCGGCGTTCCTCGGCGGGCTCAACCCGATCGGATGCCTGCTTTCGTCCTTCTTCATCCAGCACATAACCGAAGGCGGCGCGTACGTCGACAAGATGACCTACAGCTCGGAGATATCCGACCTGATATCGTCGATAATCATTTACCTCTGCGGATTCGTTCTCTTCATCAAGTTCATGATGAACAAGAGCATCGCACGCAGTGAAGAAAAACGCGCGGCGAGCGGGCATCAGGAGCCCATGCCGGGAACCGATACCGCCGTCGTTGTTGAGGAATCCGGGAAAGGAGGCGATGAGTAATGCTGCTGCTCCTGCAATACACTCTGCTTTATTCATCCGTACTGATCCTGGTCGCGCTGGGCGGCTGCTTCTCGGAGCATTCCGGCGTAATCAACCTCGGCCTTGAAGGCACGATGGTGATCGGCGCCCTCGGCGGTGCGCTTACCATGCACTTTATGCCGAACCTTCCGGCGCCGGCGATGATCATAATGGTCATCCTTATCTCGATGCTCGCCGGACTCGTTTACTCTCTGCTCCTCGCGGTCGCGAGTGTCAACTTCAAAGCGGATCAGACTATAGTCGGAACCGCGATGAATATGCTCGCGGTCGCCGCGGCGACGGTCATCGTCAAGGCGATAAACATCGCCGCGAACCCCGACAAGCCCTCCGCGACTCTGACCTATATCGCGCAGAAGAAGGCGTTTATCGTCAACATCGGGAGCTTCGAGTTCAACTGGTTCATGCTGGTGACGGTGATAGCCCTCGCCGCCGCGTACGTCCTGCTTTACAAGACGAAGTTCGGCCTGCGCCTTATGGCTTGCGGCGAGCATCCGCAGGCGGCCGCGAGCGTCGGCATCAGCGTCTATAAGATGCGCTACTCCGGCGTGATGATCTCCGGTCTGCTCGGCGGACTCGGCGGCATCGTCTACATCACGTCCGGCGTCAGCGAGTGGAAGTTTGAATACGGTGTCGCCGGTTTCGGCTTCCTCGCGCTCGCCGTCATGATCTTCGGCCAGTGGAAGCCGCAGCGTATCGCGCTTTCGGCGCTGCTGTTCGGACTTTTCCGTGCGCTGTCGAACGTATACGACGGCATCGGCTTCCTGAAGGCGCTCAACATCCCGAGCAGCATCTACAATATGCTGCCTTACGTTATCTCGCTCGTCGTGCTCGCGCTCACGTCCAAGAAGTCGCGCGCGCCGAAGGCGGAAGGCATACCCTACGACAAGGGCATGCGGTAGTTCTTTTCGCAACGATCGGGGACGGCGCCGCCGTCCCCGATTCCGACCTGTCTGGAGGTGCGCGGTATGCGTATGTATGACATCATCTACAAGAAGCGTATGGGCGGCGAACTGACCGCGGAAGAAATACGCTTCTTCATCGACGGCTACGTCGCCGGCGAAATACCGGATTATCAGGCGTCCGCGCTGGCGATGGCGATATGCTTCAGAGGAATGACGGAGGAGGAGACCGCGACGCTGACCGACGCGATGGCGAAATCGGGCGACACGGTAGACCTCTCGCGCTTCGGAACGCTGACCGCCGATAAGCACAGCACCGGAGGCGTCGGCGACAAGACCTCGCTCATCGTCGCTCCGCTCGCGGCTTCGCTCGGCGCGGTCGTCACGAAGATGTCCGGCAGGGGCCTCGGCCACACCGGAGGCACGGTCGACAAGCTCGAATCCATCCCCGGCTACCGCACCTCGCTCTCCGCGGAGGAATTCATCGCGCAGGCGGAACGCGTCGGGATAGTCGTCGTCGGGCAGAGCGGGAACATGACGCCCGCGGATAAGAAGCTCTACGCGCTGCGCGACGTGACCGCGACCGTCGACTGCATACCGCTGATGGTCTCCAGCATCATGAGCAAAAAGCTCGCCGCCGGATCGCATTCGATAGTGCTCGACGTGAAGGTCGGCAGCGGCGCGTTCATGAAAACGCCGGAGGAAGCGGAAACGCTCGCGCGTGAGATGGTGAAGATAGGCAAGCGCTGCGGCAGGAACGTCGCCGCGCTGCTGACGGATATGGATACGCCGCTCGGCAGGGCGGTCGGCAACGCGCTCGAGATCAAGGAAGCGCTCTCGGTGCTTCGCGGCGAAACGCGCGGCCCGCTGCGCGAGATCTGCATCGCGCTCGCGTCGAATATGGCTTCGCTCGCGCTTGAGATACCGATAGAAGAAGCGGTCGCGCGCGCGGAAGAGTCGCTTGACAGCGGCAGGGCGTTCGCGAAAATGAGGGAATGGATCGCCGCGCAGGGCGGCGACGTTGGGTATATCGACGACCCGTCGCGTTTCCCGCGCGAGCCGTTCGTGCACGACGTCGTCAGCGAAAAGAGCGGCTTTGTGAGCGCCGTGGACGCGCTCCGGATCGGTATGGCGAGCGTGCTTCTCGGCGCCGGCAGGGCGTCGAAGGAGGACGCGATAGACTTCGGCGCCGGCGTGGTGCTCCGCAAGACCGTGGGCGACTCCGTCGCCGCCGGCGAGCCGCTGTGCACGCTTTACACGGCGCGCGAAGACTCGCTTCCGCAGGCGGAGGCGGATATCCGCGCGGCGTTCGTGATTTCGGACGCGCCGCCCGAGAAGAAGCCGCTGATTTACAAGACGGTGAGATAAACGAGAGGCAGTTCGGAAGGGAAGAAGGAAAAACAATGCTCATTATCGGCATCGCCGGCGGCTCCGGCAGCGGAAAAAGCACTATAGCGCGGCGTCTCGTCGAGGAATTCGGCGACAAGGTGACGGTCCTGCGCCACGACGACTATTACAAAGCGCACCACGATATAACCTATGAGGAGCGCACGAGGATAAACTACGACTGCCCGGACGCGTTTGATACCGATCTGATGGCGGAACACCTGCGCCTTCTGCGCGAAGGCAGAGCCGTCGACTGTCCGGTCTACGACTACAAGGTCCACGACCGCAGCGACGAGGTCCGCCGCGTCGAACCGAACGACGTGCTTATAATCGACGGCATCCTCGTCCTTGCGGAAAAGCAGCTCCGCGACCTGATGGATATAAAGATATTCGTCGATACCGACGCTGACGTCCGCATCATCCGCAGGATAATACGCGACGTCAAGGAGCGCAAGCGCACGCTCGATTCGGTCGTCACGCAGTATCTGGGCACCGTCAAGCCGATGCACGAAATGTACGTCGAGCCGAGCAAGAAGTTTGCGGACATAATCATTCCCGAAGGCGGCCGCAACATCGTCGCGCTCGATATGATAAAGCACCGCGTCAACCGCGAGCTCGGAATAACAGAAACGAGCAGGCGCCAAAGCGAAAAATAAAATCGAACAAGTAGTAACAAAAAGGACACGCAATCGCGTGTCCTTTCGTTTTCTGGCTAAAAGATTGCTATTTCAGCAAAATCGGGGTTATCGTTAAATTTCGTAACGCAGAGCAAATGTCTTTCTCATCAAGGCCTATGCATTATTTGTAATTGTTGAGGTTTTCTATCGCATCAAGGAGATTTCGATACTTCATAGGA
Coding sequences within it:
- a CDS encoding GAF domain-containing protein translates to EPLEIFTDNDGEIIFKKYSPVGEMTRFAEQYAEVLHRASGYQTVITDRDTVVAVAGGSKRDLIGKPVADSLETLMESRVHYVVRRDSENLVSIVDGVDKTASVVSPIVSGGDVVGSVCMVREEGKPPSETDVKLIQTAAQFIGRQMEE
- a CDS encoding BMP family ABC transporter substrate-binding protein — translated: MKRVLALILALAMCCVLFVGCGKEEANTNGSGDEPAGSSYKVAMITDYGDITDESFNQTTYEACKAFCDENKVEFTYKKPAGDSTADRVAMIEQAAGEGYNVIVMPGYAFGGAIVEAAKDYPDVKFVALDVAKGDLLEAGVAAAGEQYDYNPDNWDLAKYVDMSNVYCAIYQEELCGYMAGYAAVKLGYTKLGFLGGMAVPAVVRYGFGFVQGADAAAAELGVKPEIKYVYGGQFFGDADITAKMDTWYQAGTEVVFACGGGIYISAAEAAQKVGGKVIGVDVDQAAIIDGKYGAGITVTSAMKGLYPATYDALKDIIINDKWDNYKGKIETLGLISGTEVEKNYVQIPYDSTQWADGKFTKEDYVTLVGKMFDGSVKVSNAIDKMPAVTAVTVDDQGNIK
- a CDS encoding ABC transporter ATP-binding protein; its protein translation is MLHITKRFPGIIANDDITLQLKKGEIHALLGENGAGKSTLMSVLFGLYQPEEGEIRMNGEPVSIKDPNDANALGIGMVHQHFKLVECFTVLDNIMLGVEPCRAGFLLKDEARAKVKELSERYGLYVNLDALIEDISVGMQQRTEILKMLYRENDILIFDEPTAVLTPQEITELMQIMRSLAAEGKSILFISHKLNEIMEVADRCSVLRKGRYIGTVEVKNTTKEELSRMMVGRDVEFTVAKAPAKPGEVMLELDGVHVKSRVHDSDAVKGVSFNVRRGEIVCIAGIDGNGQTELVYGISGLEPVRAGRILYKGEDVTHRSIRKRITSGWSHIPEDRHKHGLVLDYPLDYNMVLQRYFEPEFTKNGMLRKANIREYSDKLIEQFDVRSGQGSATPARSMSGGNQQKAIVARELDRDSDLIIAVQPTRGLDVGAIENIHRQLVAQRDAGRAVLLVSLELEEVMSLSDRILVMYEGEIVGELTPKTTTVEELGLYMAGAKRGAVKDEE
- a CDS encoding ABC transporter permease codes for the protein MKNKLRSIAKSNAFQSIIASLLCIIIGLVIGFIVLLIIKPDGAWKGITDLLKNFFNRPNGRLTLKYLGNTLVKTAPLIMCSLSILFCYKVGLFNIGAAGQYCIGVGISLYAALAWGLPWWLCMLLALIAGGLLGAIIGVLKAYRNVNEVISGIMFNWISLYAVNMLLTNVKESTSPYTVDISRKSIRSMIPSLGLDKLFSDNRYVTIAIPLAIIIAVAVYIILDKTKFGYELKATGFNKNAAKYAGMAEKRNIIVTIAIGGALAALGASMFYLTGYEQWHCSLSSVPSMGFNGIAAAFLGGLNPIGCLLSSFFIQHITEGGAYVDKMTYSSEISDLISSIIIYLCGFVLFIKFMMNKSIARSEEKRAASGHQEPMPGTDTAVVVEESGKGGDE
- a CDS encoding ABC transporter permease; translation: MLLLLQYTLLYSSVLILVALGGCFSEHSGVINLGLEGTMVIGALGGALTMHFMPNLPAPAMIIMVILISMLAGLVYSLLLAVASVNFKADQTIVGTAMNMLAVAAATVIVKAINIAANPDKPSATLTYIAQKKAFIVNIGSFEFNWFMLVTVIALAAAYVLLYKTKFGLRLMACGEHPQAAASVGISVYKMRYSGVMISGLLGGLGGIVYITSGVSEWKFEYGVAGFGFLALAVMIFGQWKPQRIALSALLFGLFRALSNVYDGIGFLKALNIPSSIYNMLPYVISLVVLALTSKKSRAPKAEGIPYDKGMR
- a CDS encoding pyrimidine-nucleoside phosphorylase, producing MRMYDIIYKKRMGGELTAEEIRFFIDGYVAGEIPDYQASALAMAICFRGMTEEETATLTDAMAKSGDTVDLSRFGTLTADKHSTGGVGDKTSLIVAPLAASLGAVVTKMSGRGLGHTGGTVDKLESIPGYRTSLSAEEFIAQAERVGIVVVGQSGNMTPADKKLYALRDVTATVDCIPLMVSSIMSKKLAAGSHSIVLDVKVGSGAFMKTPEEAETLAREMVKIGKRCGRNVAALLTDMDTPLGRAVGNALEIKEALSVLRGETRGPLREICIALASNMASLALEIPIEEAVARAEESLDSGRAFAKMREWIAAQGGDVGYIDDPSRFPREPFVHDVVSEKSGFVSAVDALRIGMASVLLGAGRASKEDAIDFGAGVVLRKTVGDSVAAGEPLCTLYTAREDSLPQAEADIRAAFVISDAPPEKKPLIYKTVR
- the udk gene encoding uridine kinase — its product is MLIIGIAGGSGSGKSTIARRLVEEFGDKVTVLRHDDYYKAHHDITYEERTRINYDCPDAFDTDLMAEHLRLLREGRAVDCPVYDYKVHDRSDEVRRVEPNDVLIIDGILVLAEKQLRDLMDIKIFVDTDADVRIIRRIIRDVKERKRTLDSVVTQYLGTVKPMHEMYVEPSKKFADIIIPEGGRNIVALDMIKHRVNRELGITETSRRQSEK